One part of the Verrucomicrobiia bacterium genome encodes these proteins:
- a CDS encoding PxKF domain-containing protein, whose translation MDPLTQTYFLSGSATGQPARQSPFRVFWENFQPQADEFARLLSPEAFTVSGNIIVRAFDGFIHAGGNVNGAIAFDSDSLTTLTGNKAVQFDYSGWSSALIDELENKALDGEVVGMLEGSPEFALTFRLLEPVEPEPLSWSGVLSPIRADGSSVFKAGRVVPVKFQLTGGDGGIVDLEARLYFTRLQGAEAGPINEARSPGAANSGNLFRYEPGSGEYIFNWSTKGLSAGTYRLELDLGDGVVREVLVGMR comes from the coding sequence GTGGACCCGCTCACTCAAACCTACTTCCTCAGCGGCTCGGCCACGGGACAGCCGGCAAGGCAATCACCATTCCGAGTTTTCTGGGAAAACTTCCAGCCCCAGGCGGATGAATTTGCGAGACTTCTATCGCCCGAGGCGTTTACGGTTTCCGGGAACATCATTGTCAGGGCATTTGATGGATTCATCCATGCTGGCGGCAATGTGAATGGGGCCATCGCATTCGACTCAGACAGCCTGACGACATTGACCGGCAATAAGGCGGTTCAGTTCGATTACTCCGGCTGGTCGTCAGCCCTCATCGATGAGCTGGAGAATAAGGCACTGGATGGAGAGGTGGTGGGTATGCTGGAAGGCTCGCCTGAATTCGCTCTGACATTTCGTCTGTTGGAACCGGTCGAGCCGGAGCCGTTGTCATGGTCGGGCGTGCTTTCTCCGATCCGGGCCGATGGATCCTCGGTGTTCAAGGCCGGGCGCGTGGTCCCGGTCAAGTTCCAACTCACGGGAGGGGATGGTGGCATCGTGGACCTCGAGGCCCGGCTTTACTTCACCAGGCTCCAGGGTGCGGAGGCCGGTCCGATCAACGAAGCCAGGTCGCCCGGAGCCGCCAATTCGGGGAATCTGTTCCGATACGAGCCCGGGAGCGGCGAGTACATCTTCAACTGGAGCACCAAGGGACTGAGCGCCGGTACCTACCGTCTGGAGCTGGATCTGGGCGACGGCGTGGTCCGCGAGGTCCTCGTCGGGATGCGGTGA